One segment of Panthera leo isolate Ple1 chromosome A3, P.leo_Ple1_pat1.1, whole genome shotgun sequence DNA contains the following:
- the BPIFB1 gene encoding BPI fold-containing family B member 1 isoform X1 — MAGPLTFTLLCGLLAVTLAETTLRPPAVLSLGREVIKERLTQELKDHDAVNILQQLPLLSTIREKPAGGIPILGNLVNSILNHIIWLKVTSANILQLLVQPSDEGQGLAVKIPLDMVAGLNTPLVKTIVEMHMQTEVQAIITVNASERGHTHLVLEDCSNSHGSLRISLLQKLSFLVNSLANKVMSLLVPALPKLVKTQLCPVIKEAFKDMHVDLLSLVRAAPISLGSNHLEFDPLSPAIKGNVIQLKLGAKLVNSQGNVTKWFKESAVSLTVPALDNTPFSLTVRQDVVNAAVAALLPQEELVVLLDYVLPELARQLKSSIKVISTKAADQLGPTQMVKILTQETPDLLLDQGTAKVAQLIVLEVFATNEAHRPFFTLGIEASSEAQFYTRDDRLMLSFNEISSDRIHLMNSGIGLFNPELLKNVTTEILNSVLLPNQNGKLRSGISIPMVKALGFEEASSFLTKDSLVITPASQ; from the exons ATGGCTGGCCCATTAACCTTCACCCTCCTCTGTGGTTTGCTGGCAGTGACTTTGGCTGAAACCACCCTCCGCCCCCCTGCAGTTCTTAGCCTCGGCCGTGAAGTCATCAAAGAGA GGCTGACACAGGAGCTGAAGGATCACGACGCCGTCAACATCCTCCAGCAGCTGCCACTGCTCAGCACCATACGGGAGAAGCCAGCCGGGGGCATCCCCATACTCGGCAACCTGGTGAACTCCATCCTGAACCATATCATCTG GCTGAAAGTCACCTCAGCCAACATCCTCCAACTGCTGGTGCAACCCTCAGATGAAGGCCAAGGGCTGGCGGTCAAGATCCCCCTGGACATGGTGGCTGGACTCAACAC GCCCCTGGTCAAGACCATCGTGGAGATGCACATGCAGACAGAGGTCCAAGCCATCATCACAGTGAACGCCAGTGAGAGGGGCCACACCCACCTCGTCCTCGAGGACTGCTCCAATAGCCATGGGAGCCTGCGCATCAGCCTGCTGCAAAA GCTCTCCTTTCTGGTCAACTCCTTAGCCAACAAGGTCATGAGCCTCCTGGTGCCAGCCCTGCCCAAACTGGTGAAAACCCAG CTGTGTCCTGTGATCAAGGAGGCCTTTAAGGACATGCATGTGGACCTCCTGAGCCTGGTGAGGG CAGCGCCCATTTCCCTCGGCTCTAACCACCTGGAGTTTGACCCTCTGTCTCCTGCCATCAAGGGTAATGTTATCCAGCTGAAGCTGGGG GCCAAGTTGGTGAACTCTCAAGGAAATGTGACCAAGTGGTTCAAAGAGTCTGCAGTTTCCCTAACGGTGCCCGCCCTGGACAACACCCCTTTCAGCCTCACTGTGAGGCAGGATGTGGTGAATGCTGCGGTAGCTGCCTTGCTCCCTCAAGAAGAACTCGTAGTCCTGTTGGACTATGTG CTTCCTGAGCTGGCTCGCCAGTTGAAGTCAAGCATCAAGGTGATCAGTACCAAG GCTGCGGATCAGCTGGGGCCCACACAGATGGTGAAGATCCTAACTCAAGAGACCCCAGATCTCCTTCTGGATCAGGGTACTGCCAAGGTGGCCCAATTGATCGTGCTGGAAGTATTCGCCACCAATGAAGCCCACCGCCCCTTCTTCACCCTGGGCATT GAAGCCAGCTCAGAAGCTCAGTTTTACACCAGAGATGACCGACTTATGCTCAGCTTTAACGAAATCAG TTCTGATCGAATCCACTTGATGAACTCAGGCATTGGCCTGTTCAAC CCTGAACTTCTGAAAAACGTCACCACTGAGATCCTCAACTCCGTCCTACTGCCAAACCAGAATG GCAAACTAAGATCCGGGATCTCGATACCGATGGTGAAGGCCTTGGGATTCGAGGAAGCTTCGAGCTTTCTTACCAAG GATTCTCTTGTGATCACCCCGGCCTCCCAGTAG
- the BPIFB1 gene encoding BPI fold-containing family B member 1 isoform X2 produces the protein MAGPLTFTLLCGLLAVTLAETTLRPPAVLSLGREVIKERLTQELKDHDAVNILQQLPLLSTIREKPAGGIPILGNLVNSILNHIIWLKVTSANILQLLVQPSDEGQGLAVKIPLDMVAGLNTPLVKTIVEMHMQTEVQAIITVNASERGHTHLVLEDCSNSHGSLRISLLQKLSFLVNSLANKVMSLLVPALPKLVKTQLCPVIKEAFKDMHVDLLSLVRAPISLGSNHLEFDPLSPAIKGNVIQLKLGAKLVNSQGNVTKWFKESAVSLTVPALDNTPFSLTVRQDVVNAAVAALLPQEELVVLLDYVLPELARQLKSSIKVISTKAADQLGPTQMVKILTQETPDLLLDQGTAKVAQLIVLEVFATNEAHRPFFTLGIEASSEAQFYTRDDRLMLSFNEISSDRIHLMNSGIGLFNPELLKNVTTEILNSVLLPNQNGKLRSGISIPMVKALGFEEASSFLTKDSLVITPASQ, from the exons ATGGCTGGCCCATTAACCTTCACCCTCCTCTGTGGTTTGCTGGCAGTGACTTTGGCTGAAACCACCCTCCGCCCCCCTGCAGTTCTTAGCCTCGGCCGTGAAGTCATCAAAGAGA GGCTGACACAGGAGCTGAAGGATCACGACGCCGTCAACATCCTCCAGCAGCTGCCACTGCTCAGCACCATACGGGAGAAGCCAGCCGGGGGCATCCCCATACTCGGCAACCTGGTGAACTCCATCCTGAACCATATCATCTG GCTGAAAGTCACCTCAGCCAACATCCTCCAACTGCTGGTGCAACCCTCAGATGAAGGCCAAGGGCTGGCGGTCAAGATCCCCCTGGACATGGTGGCTGGACTCAACAC GCCCCTGGTCAAGACCATCGTGGAGATGCACATGCAGACAGAGGTCCAAGCCATCATCACAGTGAACGCCAGTGAGAGGGGCCACACCCACCTCGTCCTCGAGGACTGCTCCAATAGCCATGGGAGCCTGCGCATCAGCCTGCTGCAAAA GCTCTCCTTTCTGGTCAACTCCTTAGCCAACAAGGTCATGAGCCTCCTGGTGCCAGCCCTGCCCAAACTGGTGAAAACCCAG CTGTGTCCTGTGATCAAGGAGGCCTTTAAGGACATGCATGTGGACCTCCTGAGCCTGGTGAGGG CGCCCATTTCCCTCGGCTCTAACCACCTGGAGTTTGACCCTCTGTCTCCTGCCATCAAGGGTAATGTTATCCAGCTGAAGCTGGGG GCCAAGTTGGTGAACTCTCAAGGAAATGTGACCAAGTGGTTCAAAGAGTCTGCAGTTTCCCTAACGGTGCCCGCCCTGGACAACACCCCTTTCAGCCTCACTGTGAGGCAGGATGTGGTGAATGCTGCGGTAGCTGCCTTGCTCCCTCAAGAAGAACTCGTAGTCCTGTTGGACTATGTG CTTCCTGAGCTGGCTCGCCAGTTGAAGTCAAGCATCAAGGTGATCAGTACCAAG GCTGCGGATCAGCTGGGGCCCACACAGATGGTGAAGATCCTAACTCAAGAGACCCCAGATCTCCTTCTGGATCAGGGTACTGCCAAGGTGGCCCAATTGATCGTGCTGGAAGTATTCGCCACCAATGAAGCCCACCGCCCCTTCTTCACCCTGGGCATT GAAGCCAGCTCAGAAGCTCAGTTTTACACCAGAGATGACCGACTTATGCTCAGCTTTAACGAAATCAG TTCTGATCGAATCCACTTGATGAACTCAGGCATTGGCCTGTTCAAC CCTGAACTTCTGAAAAACGTCACCACTGAGATCCTCAACTCCGTCCTACTGCCAAACCAGAATG GCAAACTAAGATCCGGGATCTCGATACCGATGGTGAAGGCCTTGGGATTCGAGGAAGCTTCGAGCTTTCTTACCAAG GATTCTCTTGTGATCACCCCGGCCTCCCAGTAG